A region of Solanum dulcamara chromosome 7, daSolDulc1.2, whole genome shotgun sequence DNA encodes the following proteins:
- the LOC129896384 gene encoding uncharacterized GPI-anchored protein At4g28100, with translation MSLYVSFFFTLLFLGNPPELRAIPVLPEPHPAEVHSQTFLPSPAPPATIPAFPEQSNVASCPLDLPEDLYHSVKSACGSDSYSGQVHQTRCCPVLAAWLYSAYSKTALHRAVTKLPLSTSVDMPVLPDDSETCVDSIEKALGNRGIELVKPNKTCDVFYCYCGIRLHPLSCPEAFSVDSQGKLVGDKSVKKLERDCLSNNGYTGLVGCSKCLNSLYLLSEARVGNNSRLEDRTKKMHSRDCQLMGLTWLLNKNRSGYIHTVSSVLRALMLTEGSSDPQSCTLNSDGMPLAVDSSEINDESDAVAIQASLYPYILPLVLVYINFVALLFN, from the exons ATGTCCCTCTACGTTTCCTTCTTCTTTACTCTACTTTTCTTGGGTAATCCACCCGAATTACGTGCCATTCCGGTTTTACCCGAACCCCACCCAGCTGAGGTCCATTCTCAAACATTCTTGCCTTCCCCTGCACCACCGGCCACAATTCCTGCTTTCCCGGAGCAGTCGAACGTCGCCAGTTGCCCATTGGATCTACCGGAAGACCTCTACCACAGCGTTAAATCAGCTTGTGGGTCCGACAGTTATTCGGGTCAAGTACACCAGACCCGTTGTTGCCCCGTTCTAGCAGCCTGGCTCTACTCGGCTTACTCTAAAACGGCACTACACAGAGCCGTTACAAAACTCCCACTGTCGACTTCCGTTGATATGCCGGTGCTCCCCGACGATTCGGAGACGTGTGTGGACTCTATTGAAAAGGCTTTGGGCAACAGAGGTATTGAATTGGTGAAGCCAAACAAGACTTGTGATGTATTTTATTGTTACTGTGGAATTAGGCTTCATCCACTCAGCTGCCCAGAAGCATTCTCTGTAGATTCACAAGGGAAATTGGTAGGTGATAAAAGCGTGAAGAAATTGGAAAGAGATTGTTTGAGCAATAATGGGTATACTGGTCTTGTTGGCTGTTCCAAGTGCTTGAACAGTCTTTATCTG CTTAGTGAGGCCAGAGTCGGAAACAATAGCAGGTTAGAGGATAGGACTAAGAAAATGCACAGCAGGGATTGCCAATTGATGGGTCTAACGTGGCTTCTCAACAAAAATAGATCCGGTTACATTCACACAGTTTCTTCTGTTTTGAGGGCTCTAATGTTGACGGAAGGCAGTTCAGATCCTCAGTCGTGCACACTTAACAGTGATGGTATGCCTCTTGCAGTAGACTCATCGGAGATCAACGATGAATCTGATGCAGTTGCTATTCAGGCATCACTTTATCCGTATATCCTACCTTTAGTTTTAGTGTACATAAACTTTGTGGCATTGCTCTTCAATTAA
- the LOC129895081 gene encoding actin-interacting protein 1-2, with protein sequence MAELKETYACIPSTERGRGILISGDPKSNSILYCNGRSVIIRYLDRPLQVAVYGEHAYQATVARYSPNGEWIASADVSGTVRIWGTHNDFVLKKEFRVLSGRIDDLQWSPDGMRIVASGDGKGKSLVRAFMWDSGTNVGEFDGHSRRVLSCAFKPTRPFRIATCGEDFLVNFYEGPPFKFKLSHREHSNFVNCLRFSPDGSKLISVSSDKKGIIYDAKTGDIIGELSSEDGHQGSIYAVSWSPDSKQVLTVSADKSAKVWDISDDGKGKVKKTLASPGSGGVEDMLVGCLWQNDHLVTVSLGGTISIFSASDLEKSPVSFSGHMKNVNSLAVLRSDPKIILSSSYDGLIVKWIQGIGYSGKLERKVNSQIKCFAVVEGEIVSCAFDNKIWRVALLGDQCGDANSVDVGNQPKDLSLALNSPEVTLVSFETGVILLRGTKVLSTINLGFTVTASAISPDGTEAIVGGQDGKLHLYSITGDTVNEEVVLEKHRGAITLIRYSPDVSMFASADVNREAVVWDRASREVKLKNMLYHTARINCLDWSPDNTMVATGSLDTCVIIYDISKPASHRITIKGAHLGGVYGLAFTDERSIVSSGEDACVRVWGITPQ encoded by the exons ATGGCTGAGCTCAAAGAAACTTACGCTTGTATACCTTCCACGGAACGAGGTCGGGGTATTCTCATTTCGGGTGACCCGAAATCCAACTCAATCCTTTATTGTAACGGCCGATCCGTTATTATCCGGTACCTCGATCGCCCTCTCCAAGTTGCAGTTTACGGCGAACATGCTTATCAGGCTACAGTTGCTCGTTATTCTCCTAACGGTGAGTGGATCGCTTCTGCTGACGTTTCAGGTACTGTTCGGATCTGGGGGACCCATAATGACTTCGTCCTTAAGAAAGAGTTTCGGGTCCTATCGGGTCGGATCGATGACCTTCAATGGTCTCCTGATGGAATGCGTATTGTTGCTTCTGGTGATGGCAAGGGCAAATCCCTTGTTCGTGCCTTCAT GTGGGACTCAGGAACGAATGTGGGTGAATTTGATGGCCATTCAAGGAGAGTTTTGAGTTGTGCTTTTAAGCCCACAAGACCATTTCGCATAGCCACGTGCGGCGAAGACTTTTTGGTGAACTTTTATGAGGGACCCCCATTTAAATTCAAGCTGTCTCACAG GGAGCATTCAAATTTTGTTAATTGCTTGAGGTTCTCTCCAGACGGAAGCAAACTTATCAGTGTAAGCTCTGACAAGAAGGGCATTATTTATGATGCCAAAACAGGAGATATAATTGGAGAGCTGTCATCTGAGGATGGTCATCAAGGAAGTATATATGCTGTTAGTTGGAGTCCTGATAGTAAACAG GTGCTCACAGTCTCTGCTGACAAGTCAGCAAAAGTATGGGACATCTCTGATGATGGAAAAGGGAAAGTGAAGAAAACACTGGCTTCTCCTGGTTCAGGTGGAGTTGAGGACATGCTAGTTGGTTGTCTCTGGCAAAATGACCATCTTGTTACTGTTTCTCTTGGTGGAACTATTTCCATATTCTCAGCAAGTGATCTGGAAAAATCTCCCGTGTCGTTTTCTGGACACATGAAAAATGTTAATTCCTTAGCTGTCCTCAGAAGTGACCCGAAAATCATATTGTCTAGCAGTTATGATGGTTTGATTGTTAAATGGATTCAAGGCATTGGATACAGTGGAAAATTAGAGAGAAAGGTGAATTCTCAAATCAAATGCTTTGCAGTTGTGGAAGGAGAAATTGTGTCATGTGCGTTTGACAACAAG ATCTGGAGAGTAGCTCTGCTTGGAGATCAATGCGGAGATGCAAATTCTGTAGATGTTGGCAACCAACCTAAGGACTTAAGCCTTGCCCTTAATTCTCCTGAAGTAACTCTAGTTTCGTTTGAAACTGGAGTCATTCTTCTCCGTGGTACAAAAGTGCTGTCAACCATAAACCTCGGATTTACGGTGACGGCATCTGCTATTTCACCTGATGGAACTGAAGCAATAGTGGGTGGTCAGGATGGTAAGCTGCATCTGTATTCCATCACGGGTGATACTGTAAATGAAGAGGTTGTCCTTGAAAAACACAGGGGAGCTATTACTCTCATTCGGTACTCTCCAGATGTTTCCATGTTTGCATCAGCAGATGTGAACCGAGAAGCTGTCGTCTGGGATCGTGCATCTCGCGAG GTAAAACTTAAGAATATGTTATATCATACTGCCCGAATAAATTGCCTGGATTGGTCACCTGATAACACCATGGTAGCTACTGGATCTCTAGACACGTGTGTTATCATATATGACATCAGCAAGCCAGCATCGCATCGAATCACTATCAAAGGAGCTCATTTGGGTGGAGTATATGGACTAGCTTTTACTGATGAGCGCAGTATAGTGAGTTCTGGCGAGGATGCTTGTGTTCGTGTATGGGGAATCACTCCTCAGTAA
- the LOC129896586 gene encoding protein MOTHER of FT and TFL1 has product MGGKVDPLVVGRVIGDVVDMFVPSVTMSVHYANKHVTNGCDIKPSIATEPPKITISGHPEELYTLVMTDPDAPSPSEPTMREWVHWIVTDIPGCSNVARGKEVLGYVGPRPPVGIHRYILVLFRQNAPMQGILQPPVARSYFCTRVFAHQLDLGVPVATVYFNAHKEPANRKR; this is encoded by the exons ATGGGTGGAAAAGTTGATCCTCTGGTTGTTGGTAGAGTAATCGGTGATGTAGTAGACATGTTCGTGCCCAGTGTAACTATGTCTGTCCATTATGCTAACAAACATGTCACTAATGGTTGTGATATCAAACCATCTATTGCTACCGAACCTCCTAAAATCACCATCAGTGGCCATCCTGAAGAATTGTACACTCTG GTCATGACGGACCCGGATGCTCCAAGTCCAAGTGAACCAACTATGAGAGAGTGGGTGCATTG GATTGTGACAGACATACCTGGGTGCAGCAATGTTGCTCGAG GAAAGGAGGTACTTGGGTATGTTGGGCCACGTCCACCTGTTGGGATACACAGGTACATATTGGTACTGTTTCGACAGAATGCGCCAATGCAGGGAATTTTGCAGCCACCAGTAGCAAGGTCTTATTTCTGCACTAGGGTGTTTGCGCATCAGCTTGATCTGGGTGTTCCAGTCGCAACTGTTTATTTCAATGCTCACAAGGAACCAGCAAACCGTAAGCGCTAA